A region of the Amycolatopsis sp. cg13 genome:
CTTGCCGAATTCGACCGTGATCCCCCGGCTCAGTGCTTCGTCCATCAACGCGCGGTACAGCCGGTCCCGGCGCATCAGCAAGCTCGGCGGCAGGCCCGGAAGCCCGTCGAACCTGCCGACCACCCGGCCTTTGTGGTTCTGCATCACCATTCCGGGCACCTCGAGGCCGGCCGCGGCCACCGCGTCGTCGGCGTCGATCTGGCGCAAAGCGTTGCGCCCGTTGGGCGACAGCGTCAGCGCGCTGCCGACTCCGTCCGCCGTCGTGGAGTAAGCCTCGTAAACCGTGGCTTCGATTCCGGCTCGCTGCAACGCCATCGCGGTGGTCGCGCCGGCGATGCCCCCGCCGATCACTAGTACGTTCATGATCTCCCCTTGAAATAGGTTTCCCACGCCTGCCGGTAGTCCTCCCCGGCGACCGACTCGGCGAGCCGCTCGACGAAGCCGCGCTCCGCCTCGACTTTCGTCAGCCGGTATTCCTCCTCGACCAGGAACCACCAGGCGAGCCCCTGCTCTCGCCCGTTTTCGATCGCCGCGCGGATGTCGTCGGCGATGCCGGCGAGCGCGGCGAGCCGCTGCTGGAGCAGCTCGCGGAGCTCGTCCGCGGGCAGCACGACAAACAGCGACAGCGCCGCCCCGAACAGCGGGTATTCGGTGGCCGGTTCGGCGACGAGCTCGCGCATCCAGTCGAACAGCTCGAGCCGGCCGGTGGGCGTGATGGCGTAGACCGTCCGCTCCGGCCGCGCGGAATCGCGCAGCGTCTCCTGCGCCGCGATGAACCCGGCCTTCTCCAGCTGCCCGACCACCATGTACAGCGAGCTGCGGGTGTACTTGAAATCCCGCTCCTTGCCGTACTCCACGAACCGCCGTGCCATCTCGTACGGATGCATCGGCTCCTCGAGCAAGCCCGCCAGCACGGCCAGCCCGAGCGGATTCCCCACTACGCGTCGCTTCACCACAGCTCCT
Encoded here:
- a CDS encoding PadR family transcriptional regulator — translated: MKRRVVGNPLGLAVLAGLLEEPMHPYEMARRFVEYGKERDFKYTRSSLYMVVGQLEKAGFIAAQETLRDSARPERTVYAITPTGRLELFDWMRELVAEPATEYPLFGAALSLFVVLPADELRELLQQRLAALAGIADDIRAAIENGREQGLAWWFLVEEEYRLTKVEAERGFVERLAESVAGEDYRQAWETYFKGRS